From the Thermococcus sp. EP1 genome, one window contains:
- the surE gene encoding 5'/3'-nucleotidase SurE: MVKILITNDDGIYSKGIKAAVEALQDLGEIYVVAPMFQRSASGRAMTLHRPLRAKRINIEGARIAYALDGMPVDCVVFAMARFGTFDLAISGINLGENMSTEITISGTASAAIEAATHDIPSIAISLEVNREKHKFGEGEEIDFSIAKFFLRKVAKAVLTQGMPKSVDMLNVNIPFGASKDTPIKLTRLAKRMYMASVEERIDPKGNPYYWIVGTQCPKDILEPGTDMYAVKVEKKVSVTPINLDMTAKVELETIRKHLKL, from the coding sequence ATGGTTAAGATCTTAATAACCAATGATGACGGGATCTATTCAAAAGGGATAAAAGCAGCCGTTGAGGCCCTTCAAGATCTTGGAGAGATCTATGTTGTGGCCCCAATGTTCCAGCGAAGTGCGAGTGGAAGGGCCATGACTCTCCACAGACCATTGAGAGCAAAAAGAATAAACATTGAAGGGGCAAGAATAGCTTACGCTCTGGATGGTATGCCTGTTGACTGTGTAGTCTTTGCCATGGCAAGATTTGGAACATTCGACCTTGCAATTAGTGGAATAAACCTTGGAGAAAACATGAGTACCGAAATAACAATATCTGGAACAGCAAGTGCTGCTATAGAGGCGGCCACTCATGATATTCCAAGTATTGCCATAAGCTTAGAGGTTAACCGAGAAAAACATAAATTTGGTGAAGGTGAAGAAATAGACTTTTCTATTGCTAAGTTTTTCTTAAGAAAAGTCGCAAAAGCCGTTCTAACTCAAGGAATGCCCAAAAGTGTAGATATGCTCAACGTTAATATTCCATTTGGTGCAAGCAAAGATACTCCAATAAAACTCACGCGACTTGCAAAAAGAATGTATATGGCATCGGTTGAAGAGAGAATAGATCCCAAAGGAAACCCATACTATTGGATAGTAGGAACCCAATGTCCCAAGGATATTCTAGAACCAGGAACAGACATGTATGCAGTGAAAGTTGAGAAAAAAGTTAGTGTAACACCAATAAATCTTGACATGACAGCAAAAGTTGAGTTGGAGACAATTAGAAAGCATTTGAAGCTTTAG
- a CDS encoding DUF996 domain-containing protein — MGLTQAKTYGSVGAILSILGGNIPRIGNLISIIGFILILLAVKEISLAVNRDDIFKDYLVAFILHLGAFFVFLIALISVIGITVLQGIFWNLAGKGLESLGQIIKGLLIGGILAWILFVLGSYYLKKSYESISIETEVGIFRTTGLLYFVGAILLIVFGIGALLIIIGKILEIVAYLSLPENIKKEMTARGG; from the coding sequence ATGGGGCTAACTCAAGCAAAAACTTATGGGAGTGTAGGAGCCATACTTTCGATTCTTGGCGGGAATATCCCAAGAATTGGGAATCTGATAAGCATAATAGGATTTATATTGATTTTATTGGCTGTAAAAGAGATTTCCCTCGCAGTTAATAGGGACGACATATTTAAAGATTATTTAGTGGCATTTATACTCCACTTAGGGGCCTTTTTTGTGTTTCTGATTGCACTTATCTCGGTCATAGGGATCACAGTATTACAAGGGATATTTTGGAACTTAGCAGGAAAAGGACTGGAGAGCCTTGGACAAATTATTAAGGGTCTCTTAATAGGAGGAATACTAGCATGGATTCTTTTTGTTCTTGGATCTTATTACCTCAAAAAGAGTTATGAGAGTATAAGCATTGAGACCGAAGTGGGGATATTCAGAACAACAGGGCTCCTGTATTTTGTAGGTGCGATTTTATTGATCGTATTTGGAATAGGAGCATTATTGATTATCATCGGAAAAATACTCGAAATAGTAGCTTATCTCTCTCTACCGGAGAATATTAAAAAAGAGATGACGGCACGTGGAGGTTAA
- a CDS encoding archaeosine biosynthesis radical SAM protein RaSEA: MTFWTSEDNVAGKKGNALYVILPTIGCYRYRIGEACYMCSYPAEAPKIPWSQEELIQYFKKALKKIEGKKGPISVRIFTSGSFLDDGEVKPETRREIFSVLAETENVEEIVVESRSELVRYETITELVELIGDKYFEVAIGLETANDDVADVGINKGNTFEEFIKASEIIKKAGAHVKTYLLFKPIFLSESDAIRDLKESIRKAAPYTDTFSINITNIQRGTTYERLWEKGEYRTPWLWSVVDVLKWAKNTFPEKRILSDPVGAGSKRGPRNCGKCDKMVARAIREFSNTQDLKYLEEITHGCIEEWQYIVTEGLMDWQLQLL; encoded by the coding sequence ATGACATTTTGGACAAGTGAAGACAACGTTGCGGGGAAAAAAGGGAATGCTCTTTATGTTATCCTTCCGACTATTGGATGTTATCGATATAGAATTGGAGAAGCATGTTATATGTGTTCTTACCCTGCAGAGGCTCCAAAAATACCTTGGAGTCAAGAGGAACTCATTCAATATTTTAAAAAGGCTTTGAAAAAGATCGAAGGTAAAAAAGGCCCTATTTCAGTTAGAATATTTACTTCAGGAAGCTTTCTTGATGATGGAGAAGTTAAGCCTGAAACGAGGAGGGAAATCTTCTCTGTACTGGCAGAGACTGAAAATGTTGAGGAAATTGTTGTAGAAAGCCGTTCAGAATTAGTTAGGTATGAAACTATCACGGAATTGGTCGAACTGATCGGGGATAAATATTTTGAGGTAGCCATAGGTTTGGAAACTGCAAATGATGATGTAGCTGATGTTGGCATAAATAAGGGGAATACCTTTGAAGAATTTATCAAGGCCAGTGAAATTATTAAAAAAGCAGGGGCTCATGTGAAGACTTATCTGCTCTTTAAACCTATTTTCTTAAGCGAAAGCGATGCTATTAGAGATCTAAAGGAGAGCATAAGGAAAGCGGCCCCATATACAGATACGTTTTCCATAAATATAACGAATATTCAAAGAGGTACGACATATGAAAGATTATGGGAGAAAGGAGAGTATAGAACTCCTTGGCTCTGGAGTGTTGTAGATGTTCTTAAATGGGCCAAAAATACTTTTCCCGAAAAAAGGATTCTAAGCGATCCTGTTGGAGCAGGGTCAAAAAGAGGTCCTCGTAATTGTGGCAAATGCGACAAAATGGTTGCAAGGGCTATTAGGGAGTTCTCAAATACTCAAGATTTAAAGTATCTCGAAGAAATCACACATGGATGTATTGAAGAATGGCAGTATATAGTGACTGAAGGACTTATGGATTGGCAGCTTCAACTCTTGTGA